A part of Cotesia glomerata isolate CgM1 linkage group LG4, MPM_Cglom_v2.3, whole genome shotgun sequence genomic DNA contains:
- the LOC123264337 gene encoding uncharacterized protein LOC123264337, with protein sequence MFFVKITVVSLILGVSFAQVRVPGSCPNVTGTNHNGYKGSGLWFEYASTQDKFKNTARCIQYHMHPPINGLITAHVSVISKNTGVFLEVEVEVTLTKPNNQMHATIRDPIFGLLPNKYFYIEEVYDNYLITLNCDNYGSYNEQVITIYTRQAKPTTDVIRRAQQLALRMGLAQGKFIIYDNNCN encoded by the exons atgttttttgttaaaattacgGTTGTATCTTTGATACTTGGCGTTTCTTTTGCGCAAGTTCGGGTACCAGGGTCTTGTCCTAATGTCACTGGAACAAATCATAATGGCTACAAa ggttCCGGATTATGGTTTGAGTACGCAAGTACccaagataaatttaaaaatactgcGAGGTGCATACAGTATCACATGCATCCGCCAATAAATGGTTTAATAACCGCACATGTTTCGGTAATTTCTAAAAA TACCGGTGTTTTTTTGGAAGTCGAAGTCGAAGTGACTTTGACCAAACCGAATAATCAGATGCATGCAACTATCCGCGACCCAATTTTTGGATTGCTACCTAATAAGTACTTTTATATAGAAGAGGTCTATGATAATTATCTAATAACTTTGAACTGCGATAATTACGGATCTTACAA TGAGCAAGTTATAACTATCTATACTCGCCAAGCAAAACCAACGACAGATGTGATTCGAAGAGCACAACAATTAGCCTTGAGAATGGGTCTCGCACAAggcaaatttattatatatgataataattgtaaCTGA